The proteins below are encoded in one region of Amycolatopsis magusensis:
- a CDS encoding beta-L-arabinofuranosidase domain-containing protein, producing the protein MSSSFNRRRLLQVTGAAAVASAAGYQFGGSTAHAAIAPVRPDLGVSAHPFQFGEVRLTASRWLDNQNRTVNYLRFVDVNRLLYNFRANHRLSTNGAAANGGWDAPSFPFRTHMQGHFLSAWAQVYAVTGDTTCRDKAAHLVAELAKCQANNAAAGFNTGYLSGFPESDFSALEARTLNNGNVPYYCIHKTLAGLLDVWRLMESTQARDVLLRLAGWVDWRTGRLTGQQMQTMLQTEFGGMNAVLADLYQQTGDTRWLTAAQRFDHAAVFNPLAANQDQLNGLHANTQVPKWIGAAREYKATGTTRYRDIAGNAWNTCVNAHTYVIGGNSQAEHFRPPHAIAGYLTKDTCESCNTFNMLKLTRELFTLDPTRAQLFDYYERAWLNQMIGQQNPADAHGHVTYFTSLNPGGRRGVGPAWGGGTWSTDYDSFWCCQGTGLEMHTALMDSVYFSSGTTLIVNLFLPSVLSWSQRGITVTQTTSYPVGDTTNLQVTGNVGGTWAMRLRIPGWTTGATISVNGTVQDIATTPGSYATLTRSWTSGDTVTLRLPMRVILQPANDNPNLAAITYGPTVLSGNYGNSSLSSPPVLNTASITRTGGNSLAFTATANGATVNLGPFHEAHGHNYNVYWNTGGQGGGTSRLVNVGSGLVLGIQDMSTADGGRALQWQDTGTADHNWEVVADGNAVRFRNAHSGKVLGVRDMSTADNAHVLQWSDNGTADHRWTLLDQGDGTYKIRNVHSGKLLGIENNSTGAGAFAVQDPDNGTADNRWRISSG; encoded by the coding sequence ATGTCTTCCTCGTTCAACCGGCGGCGGCTCCTGCAGGTCACCGGGGCGGCCGCGGTCGCCTCCGCCGCGGGATACCAGTTCGGCGGCTCGACGGCCCACGCGGCGATCGCCCCGGTCCGGCCGGACCTCGGGGTGTCCGCGCACCCCTTCCAGTTCGGCGAGGTGCGGCTGACCGCGAGCCGGTGGCTCGACAACCAGAACCGCACCGTGAACTACCTGCGATTCGTCGACGTCAACCGGCTGCTGTACAACTTCCGGGCCAACCACCGGCTCTCCACCAACGGCGCCGCGGCCAACGGCGGCTGGGACGCGCCGTCGTTCCCCTTCCGCACCCACATGCAGGGCCACTTCCTCTCCGCCTGGGCGCAGGTCTACGCCGTGACCGGGGACACCACCTGCCGCGACAAGGCCGCCCACCTGGTGGCGGAGCTGGCCAAGTGCCAGGCCAACAACGCCGCCGCCGGGTTCAACACCGGGTACCTCTCCGGCTTCCCCGAGTCCGACTTCAGCGCGCTGGAGGCGCGGACGCTGAACAACGGCAACGTGCCGTACTACTGCATCCACAAGACCTTGGCCGGGCTGCTGGACGTGTGGCGCCTCATGGAGAGCACACAGGCGCGTGACGTGCTGCTGCGGCTGGCGGGGTGGGTCGACTGGCGCACCGGCAGGCTGACCGGCCAGCAGATGCAGACCATGCTGCAGACGGAGTTCGGCGGGATGAACGCCGTGCTGGCCGACCTGTACCAGCAGACCGGCGACACCCGGTGGCTCACCGCCGCCCAGCGGTTCGACCACGCCGCGGTGTTCAACCCACTGGCCGCCAACCAGGACCAGCTCAACGGCCTGCACGCCAACACCCAGGTCCCCAAGTGGATCGGCGCCGCACGGGAGTACAAGGCCACCGGCACCACCCGCTACCGCGACATCGCCGGCAACGCCTGGAACACCTGCGTGAACGCGCACACCTACGTCATCGGCGGCAACAGCCAGGCCGAGCACTTCCGGCCGCCCCACGCCATCGCCGGCTACCTCACCAAGGACACCTGCGAAAGCTGCAACACCTTCAACATGCTCAAGCTCACCCGGGAACTGTTCACCCTCGATCCGACCCGGGCCCAGCTGTTCGACTACTACGAGCGGGCGTGGCTGAACCAGATGATCGGCCAGCAGAACCCGGCCGACGCCCACGGGCACGTCACCTACTTCACCTCACTCAACCCGGGCGGCCGCCGCGGCGTCGGCCCGGCGTGGGGCGGCGGCACCTGGAGCACCGACTACGACTCCTTCTGGTGCTGCCAGGGCACGGGCCTGGAGATGCACACCGCGCTGATGGACTCCGTCTACTTCTCCAGCGGCACGACGCTGATCGTGAACCTGTTCCTGCCGTCGGTGCTCTCCTGGTCCCAGCGCGGGATCACGGTCACGCAGACCACGTCCTACCCGGTCGGCGACACCACGAACCTCCAGGTCACCGGCAACGTCGGCGGGACGTGGGCGATGCGCCTCCGCATCCCCGGCTGGACCACCGGGGCCACCATCAGCGTCAACGGCACGGTCCAGGACATCGCCACCACCCCGGGCAGTTACGCCACCTTGACGCGTTCGTGGACCTCCGGCGACACGGTCACCCTGCGCCTGCCGATGCGGGTCATCCTGCAACCGGCCAACGACAACCCGAACCTCGCCGCGATCACCTACGGCCCGACGGTGCTGTCCGGGAACTACGGCAACTCCTCGCTCAGCTCCCCGCCGGTACTGAACACCGCCTCGATCACCAGGACCGGCGGCAACTCGCTCGCCTTCACCGCCACCGCGAACGGCGCCACCGTCAACCTCGGCCCCTTCCACGAGGCCCACGGCCACAACTACAACGTCTACTGGAACACCGGCGGCCAGGGCGGCGGCACCTCCCGCCTCGTCAACGTGGGCAGCGGCCTGGTACTGGGCATCCAGGACATGTCCACGGCCGACGGTGGCCGTGCGCTGCAGTGGCAGGACACGGGCACCGCGGACCACAACTGGGAGGTCGTGGCCGACGGGAACGCGGTCCGCTTCCGCAACGCGCACAGCGGCAAGGTGCTCGGGGTACGGGACATGTCCACCGCGGACAACGCGCACGTGCTGCAGTGGTCGGACAACGGCACCGCCGATCACCGGTGGACACTGCTCGACCAGGGCGACGGGACGTACAAGATCCGCAACGTGCACAGCGGCAAGCTGCTCGGCATCGAGAACAACTCCACCGGTGCGGGTGCTTTCGCGGTTCAGGACCCCGACAACGGAACCGCCGACAACCGGTGGCGCATCTCGAGCGGCTAG